From a single Papaver somniferum cultivar HN1 unplaced genomic scaffold, ASM357369v1 unplaced-scaffold_19, whole genome shotgun sequence genomic region:
- the LOC113338333 gene encoding auxin transporter-like protein 4 codes for MQPQKGEEGPIVSSNYNETENGGAESTKEVTHEHDHDSGFNFKSFLWHGGSVYDAWFSCASNQVAQVLLTLPYSFSQLGMLSGIVFQVFYGLIGSWTAYLISVLYVEFRSRKEKENVNFKNHVIQWFEVLEGLLGPYWKAIGLAFNCTFLLFGSVIQLIACASNIYYINDHLDKRTWTYIFGACCATTVFVPSFHNYRLWSFLGLGMTTYTAWYMTIAAVVHGQVENVSHTAPTKMVLYFTGATNILYTFGGHAVTVEIMHAMWKPQKFKSIYLLATLYVFTLTLPSSIAVYWAFGDQLLNHSNAFSLLPKNGWRDAAVILMLIHQFITFGFACTPLYFVWEKVIGMHDTKSICLRALARLPVVVPIWFLAIIFPFFGPINSAVGALLVSFTVYIIPALAHMLTYRKASARQNAAEKPPFFMPSWTAMYVLNTFIVVWVFIVGFGFGGWASVTNFVQQVDTFGLFAKCYQCPKSPPPVTVAPPPKHH; via the exons ATGCAACCTCAGAAAGGTGAAGAAGGTCCAATAGTATCATCAAATTACAATGAAACAGAGAATGGTGGGGCAGAATCAACAAAAGAAGTAACTCATGAACATGATCATGATTCTGGTTTTAATTTCAAGAGTTTCCTCTGGCATGGTGGTTCTGTTTATGATGCTTGGTTCAGTTGTGCTTCAAATCAA GTAGCTCAAGTTCTATTAACACTACCATATTCTTTCTCTCAACTTGGAATGCTGTCAGGAATCGTATTTCAAGTCTTTTATGGTCTTATTGGTAGCTGGACTGCATATCTTATTAGTGTTCTTTATGTTGAGTTTCGAAGtagaaaggagaaagaaaatgttAACTTTAAGAACCATGTCATCCAG TGGTTTGAAGTGTTGGAAGGATTATTAGGTCCTTATTGGAAAGCAATAGGACTTGCTTTTAACTGTACTTTCTTACTCTTTGGCTCTGTTATTCAACTCATTGCTTGTGCAAG TAACATTTACTACATCAATGATCATTTGGATAAAAGGACATGGACTTACATATTTGGAGCTTGTTGTGCAACAACTGTGTTTGTACCTTCATTCCACAACTACAGACTTTGGTCATTCTTAGGTCTTGGCATGACTACCTATACAGCTTGGTACATGACCATTGCTGCTGTTGTCCATGGCCAG GTTGAGAATGTAAGCCACACAGCTCCAACAAAGATGGTATTATACTTTACTGGGGCAACAAACATACTCTATACATTTGGTGGACATGCTGTTACTGT TGAAATCATGCATGCAATGTGGAAGCCACAAAAGTTCAAGTCCATTTACCTACTTGCAACCCTCTATGTCTTCACATTAACCTTGCCATCATCTATTGCTGTTTATTGGGCTTTCGGTGATCAACTCCTAAATCACTCCAACGCTTTCTCACTTTTACCCAAGAATGGTTGGCGTGATGCTGCCGTTATCCTCATGCTTATTCATCAG TTTATTACATTTGGATTTGCTTGCACTCCATTGTATTTCGTATGGGAGAAAGTCATCGGAATGCATGACACAAAGAGCATATGTCTAAGGGCACTCGCTAGATTGCCAGTAGTGGTTCCAATTTGGTTCTTGGCCATCATTTTCCCCTTCTTTGGTCCTATCAATTCTGCTGTTGGTGCTTTATTGGTTAGCTTTACTGTCTACATCATTCCAGCTCTTGCTCATATGCTCACTTACAGAAAAGCCTCTGCCCGTCAG AATGCGGCAGAGAAACCTCCATTTTTCATGCCGAGTTGGACTGCAATGTACGTACTCAACACATTCATCGTCGTTTGGGTATTTATCGTCGGTTTTGGGTTCGGTGGTTGGGCTAGTGTGACTAACTTCGTACAACAAGTCGACACGTTCGGACTGTTCGCAAAGTGCTACCAATGCCCCAAGTCACCACCACCGGTGACCGTTGCTCCACCACCCAAACATCACTAA